In Odontesthes bonariensis isolate fOdoBon6 chromosome 9, fOdoBon6.hap1, whole genome shotgun sequence, the following proteins share a genomic window:
- the LOC142388390 gene encoding NACHT and WD repeat domain-containing protein 2: MCSKGKDCSPSSSGCSSSCVKIYLCSNPDDSVVERRALRESVFPKFREHCRHSLGLDVRVIDPFESSDSSCWPDENTRQQLIEECRESSAGPFLLALAGHQYGTASLPTQVEVSEYQLLLQESQRGGASTQELEGSYQRDENSIPASYCLRPSHTHHCSPLAEESKVQDKEEELIRVFQTAASLCVHSGLMSSERAHCFHRSALDADLRFALGKSPVKDVVSRCVVYVHKVLNAKEDRGKRLLDLQQQPNSEAETSDQTTPRTAPTRGELLSELCNGFLPGLVTSCQLLLYTTTTECDPRHGYTTARRRSYTESLCQQVLSDLVMLTNSPEPRVDARIGDALSREQVEQEQLCSIFSQFYDVVQPEEEKVRAYVEQRDQQCPLVVTGGPCTGKTVLAAHCTQLIKSWLTDSDPVVISCFCHFSINTSPKRLLSNLCSQIACRYDHKYSSEQDPNFCLGSDSDDPSCIPNSREQINDCSPTSALTSPHESSTKDHVSNCNPNLSTIPCPDPRGLHSGIKADICLSELEEHLASLLTLLPSIKQPLVLILDGLDQLEHEFGAQIIRRLPSPLPPDVKLILTVASNRTQLLRDIQLHFPQGRRPHFVSEGSGKDAGYVCVQLGSVDRKQCVKMLASLLRSSGRRVTSGQQALVNRALTSCCLPLYARLLHAHTSLWHSDSDVTESSLPDAVHSSISALLDQLEQRHGSSVMARAASYLTLSRTGLAEAELADLLSRDNVNQAEYVCDSGDPDPKIRAMQVDVERLLLDLKSFLIKRTVADSQVLFWVSRHFKLVVAKRYLDSDKSRRKIHSEMADYFSGRQACGSWKPLLGNQSSELNIDADRQPDIQPFVFPSSKDKGRVNMRKVLELPHHLQQSGRLEELECGLLMSFGFHWAMVQAGLLGDLVGMLERDGGLSKFQFLREKLLLASTLKSSACFLRSSPLQLPTVMETSLLPYLEVFPALEGYIRDIRQESSKNGRGLGVAICPSAHSVPPIQCLKHDDKTREICVTETAGTECGVVAQVMEDGSAFIWRGSECEAVKLSLSHEQMELKFAGVKSSGQFLLLSAQRNKLFVWDVTGPERFLEVKDSMKIEFESNQTPNRIEGFVACQKKLCIWRKNESSVSVFDISSETLNHLRCQSCVTCLVFSFDSLSSYCGQEDGTVSIFDIKTSSLLGTFSNSRHNAITLIILCEDKWGVACVDSAGSVALWDVSDKTKVPRLVKETLNEGKSNNILSTDYSDEINTLLVCQAHQVTLWDTCNWELWDRFLAPHGRAFTQALLAHDGHLFLASFDTCTLVLVWRVSTGKCVLSLETNTQPHTLLKTTSDFICVSRDGCLTVWDSEMIVTAGTAPKMAGEVEQLVIEQSGKLFYTTDRSETVWRWRSDTGLPEACFLHGGPVDKLQLSPNSVHLVSLSAGDIYIWQTETGQNIVRISGSRATDILITPNSNFGVSISKQGLSRVWKMAHGGIVCSIHLYLSDAQVSPEGTFLIGLRGGDLLAASLWSGSISKRFSCVVNSERVIAFQTLSGHPDFVVVMAASGAVYTWKVSEETVCRHFHLPHMFHCQPQDFQMSPHGSYALLSTDNDSINLLDLSRVRLVSFKAEGPVIKACLDKGGRYVAHISHPATSEKTCACSLHAGPVLSVTRLSDGERIGSVSMFKNPSALVMSERQSVFVGFVDGSVGVYSVTDVSEKDLIRDKENFQGQLRQCPLDSAPIGWLPLAKPNVTWS; the protein is encoded by the exons ATGTGCTCCAAAGGAAAAGACTGTTCGCCTTCGAGTTCCGGCTGCAGCTCGTCCTGTGTGAAAATCTATCTCTGCTCCAACCCAGATG ACAGCGTAGTGGAGCGTAGAGCTCTCAGAGAGAGCGTGTTCCCCAAGTTTAGAGAGCACTGCAGACACTCGCTGGGGCTGGATGTCAGG gtgATAGACCCCTTTGAGTCCAGTGATTCCAGTTGTTGGCCAGATGAAAACACCAGACAGCAGCTGATTGAGGAATGCAGAGAAAGCTCAGCTGGACCTTTTTTACTG GCTCTGGCAGGACATCAGTATGGCACAGCCAGTCTGCCCACCCAGGTGGAGGTGTCAGAgtaccagctgctgctgcaggagagCCAACGGGGGGGCGCAAGCACCCAGGAGCTGGAGGGGTCGTACCAGCGGGACGAGAACAGCATCCCTGCCTCCTACTGCCTCAGACCTTCACATACACACCACTGCAGTCCTCTG GCAGAGGAGAGCAAGGTGCAGGATAAAGAAGAAGAGCTGATCAGGGTGTTTCAGACAGCTGCGAGTCTGTGTGTCCACAGCGGCCTCATGAGCTCAGAGAGAGCCCACTGTTTCCACAGATCAG cCCTTGATGCAGATCTGCGTTTCGCTCTGGGCAAGTCTCCTGTTAAGGATGTCGTCAGCCGCTGCGTGGTCTATGTCCACAAGGTCCTCAATGCAAAAGAAGACAGAGGAAAAAGGCTGTTGGATTTGCAGCAGCAGCCAAATTCTGAG GCcgaaacatctgatcaaaccaCTCCGAGGACAGCACCCACCCGTGGCGAGTTGTTATCAGAGCTGTGTAACGGCTTTCTCCCTGGTCTTGTAACGTCCTGCCAACTTCTACTCTACACCACAACAACTGAGTGTGACCCTCGTCATGGTTACACCACAGCCAGAAGGCGGAGCTACACTGAGTCTCTGTGCCAGCAAGTGCTCTCAGATCTTGTGATGTTGACTAacagcccagagcccagagtaGACGCTCGCATCGGTGATGCGTTATCCCGAGAGCAAGTCGAGCAGGAGCAGCTGTGCAGCATCTTCTCTCAATTTTATGATGTCGTTCAGCCCGAGGAGGAAAAG GTCAGAGCCTACGTGGAGCAGAGAGACCAACAGTGCCCACTAGTGGTGACAGGGGGGCCGTGCACAGGGAAGACGGTGCTGGCAGCACACTGCACTCAGTTG ATAAAGTCTTGGCTAACAGACAGCGATCCTGTGGTGATCAgttgtttttgccatttttcgATCAACACATCTCCAAAGCGTCTGCTGTCCAACCTGTGTAGTCAGATCGCTTGCAGATATGACCACAAGTACTCCTCTGAGCAGGATCCCAACTTCTGCCTCGGCAGCGATTCAGATGATCCCAGCTGCATCCCTAACTCCAGAGAGCAGATAAATGACTGCAGCCCAACATCTGCTCTGACTTCTCCCCATGAAAGCAGCACCAAAGACCATGTTTCTAACTGCAACCCCAACCTCAGCACAATACCATGTCCAGATCCTAGAGGACTTCATTCTGGCATCAAAGCTGACATTTGTCTGTCTGAACTTGAAGAGCATCTTGCATCCCTCCTCACCCTCCTCCCCTCCATCAAACAGCCTCTTGTTCTGATCCTTGATGGCTTGGATCAACTTGAACACGAATTTGGGGCTCAGATAATCAGACgcctcccctcccccctcccaccCGACGTCAAACTCATCCTCACAGTTGCTTCAAACCGAACACAGCTGCTGCGAGACATTcaactacatttcccacaagGCCGTCGTCCTCACTTTGTATCAGAGGGCAGCGGGAAGGATGCAggctatgtgtgtgtgcagctggGATCGGTGGACAGGAAACAGTGTGTGAAGATGTTGGCGTCACTGCTGAGAAGTTCAGGGAGGAGGGTGACGTCAGGACAGCAAGCACTGGTGAACCGGGCACTGACCTCCTGTTGTCTGCCGCTCTATGCTCGACTCCTGCACGCACATACCTCGCTGTGGCACTCTG ATTCAGATGTGACGGAGTCTTCTCTCCCTGATGCCGTTCACTCCTCCATCTCTGCGCTCCTGGATCAACTCGAGCAGAGGCATGGCTCCTCTGTCATGGCTCGTGCAGCCTCTTATCTCACCCTCTCCAGGACCGGACTCGCTGAGGCTGAGCTCGCGGATCTGCTCTCGAGGGATAATGTCAATCAAGCCGAGTACGTTTGTGACAGTGGGGACCCTGATCCTAAAATAAGGGCCATGCAAGTCGATGTGGAGAGACTGCTTTTGGATTTAAAGAGCTTTCTCATCAAAAGAACAGTTGCAGATTCacaggttttgttttgggtgAGCAGGCATTTCAAGCTAGTCGTAGCTAAAAGGTACCTAGATAGTGATAAGTCGAGGAGGAAGATTCACTCAGAAATGGCAGACTATTTTAGTGGCCGACAGGCATGTGGTAGCTGGAAACCACTACTTGGAAACCAATCATCTGAACTAAACATTGACGCAGATAGGCAGCCTGACATCCAACCATTTGTCTTCCCGTCTTCCAAGGATAAAGGTCGAGTGAACATGAGAAAAGTCCTGGAACTGCctcatcacttgcagcaaagtGGCAGGTTAGAGGAGCTGGAATGTGGGTTGTTAATGTCTTTTGGGTTTCATTGGGCTATGGTTCAAGCTGGTCTTCTTGGTGACCTGGTTGGCATGTTGGAGAGGGATGGAGGCTTGTCTAAGTTTCAGTTTTTAAGAGAAAAACTGCTTCTAGCAAGCACATTGAAGTCTTCTGCTTGCTTCCTGAGGAGCTCACCCCTACAGCTTCCCACAGTCATGGAGACAAGCCTTCTCCCTTATCTGGAGGTCTTTCCTGCTCTTGAGGGTTATATCAGAGATATCAGACAGGAAAGCAGCAAGAATGGAAGAGGATTAGGAGTTGCAATTTGTCCCAGTGCCCATTCCGTCCCCCCAATTCAGTGTTTAAAGCATGATGACAAAACCAGGGAAATTTGCGTTACGGAAACTGCTGGTACGGAATGCGGGGTTGTAGCCCAGGTCATGGAAGATGGTTCTGCTTTCATTTGGAGAGGCTCTGAATGTGAGGCAGTCAAACTGTCACTAAGCCACGAGCAGATGGAGCTGAAGTTTGCAGGAGTGAAGAGTAGCGGCCAGTTCCTGCTGCTGTCAGCACAACGCAACAAGCTTTTTGTGTGGGATGTGACAGGCCCAGAGAGGTTTTTAGAGGTTAAAGACTCAATGAAAATTGAATTTGAGTCAAACCAAACACCAAACAGAATTGAGGGGTTTGTTGCATGTCAGAAAAAGTTATGCATATGGAGGAAAAATGAGAGCTCTGTCAGTGTGTTTGATATCTCCAGTGAAACCTTGAATCATTTGCGATGTCAGAGCTGTGTGACCTGTCTGGTTTTCTCCTTTGATAGCCTTTCTTCGTACTGTGGACAGGAGGATGGCACTGTGTCAATATTTGACATCAAAACCAGCAGTTTGCTTGGCACTTTTTCAAACTCAAGACACAATGCAATTACTCTGATAATCCTCTGCGAGGACAAGTGGGGGGTGGCATGTGTTGACAGTGCGGGGAGTGTAGCCTTATGGGACGTTTCCGACAAAACAAAAGTGCCCAGACTTGTTAAAGAAACCCTTAATGAGGGTAAATCTAACAACATCCTCAGCACCGATTACTCTGATGAGATCAACACGCTGTTGGTGTGTCAAGCCCACCAGGTGACACTGTGGGATACATGTAACTGGGAGCTCTGGGATCGGTTCTTGGCTCCACATGGGAGAGCCTTCACTCAGGCTCTGCTGGCCCACGATGGACACCTTTTCCTGGCTTCATTTGACACCTGTACACTCGTCTTGGTGTGGAGGGTCAGCACGGGGAAGTGTGTCCTCTCCTTAGAAACAAATACGCAGCCCCACACACTCCTGAAAACGACCTCAGACTTCATCTGTGTCAGTCGTGATGGCTGCCTGACAGTGTGGGACTCCGAGATGATAGttactgcaggaacagctccaAAAATGGCCGGCGAAGTCGAACAACTGGTGATTGAGCAATCAGGGAAGTTGTTCTACACGACAGACCGATCAGAGACTGTGTGGAGGTGGAGATCAGACACAGGACTTCCAGAGGCTTGCTTCTTGCATGGCGGCCCCGTTGACAAACTGCAGCTGTCTCCGAACAGTGTCCATCTGGTGTCACTCTCAGCAGGGGACATTTACATTTGGCAGACAGAAACGGGTCAGAATATTGTGCGGATCAGTGGCAGCAGAGCTACAGACATCCTAATCACCCCGAATAGTAACTTTGGAGTGAGCATTTCTAAACAAGGCCTCTCCCGTGTTTGGAAGATGGCGCATGGAGGTATTGTGTGCAGCATACACCTGTACCTGTCTGACGCCCAGGTGTCGCCTGAGGGCACGTTCCTCATTGGTCTCCGCGGGGGAGACCTGCTGGCTGCCAGCCTGTGGTCGGGCTCAATAAGCAAGCGTTTCTCCTGTGTGGTGAACTCCGAGCGTGTCATCGCTTTCCAAACACTTTCAGGGCACCCAGACTTTGTGGTGGTTATGGCTGCGTCGGGGGCAGTGTACACCTGGAAGGTATCGGAGGAGACGGTGTGCCGGCACTTTCACCTGCCACATATGTTTCACTGTCAGCCACAAGACTTCCAAATGTCCCCTCATGGGAGCTACGCCCTACTGTCCACTGATAATGACTCCATCAACCTCTTAGATCTATCTCGGGTCAGACTCGTCTCATTCAAAGCCGAGGGTCCTGTCATTAAAGCCTGCTTGGACAAAGGTGGACGTTACGTTGCACACATATCCCACCCCGCCACCTCAGAGAAGACCTGTGCTTGTTCTCTGCACGCCGGGCCCGTCCTCTCTGTGACGCGGCTTTCAGACGGTGAGAGAATAGGAAGTGTGAGTATGTTTAAGAACCCATCGGCTCTGGTTATGAGTGAGCGGCAGAGTGTGTTTGTTGGTTTTGTGGACGGGTCTGTGGGTGTGTACTCTGTTACAGATGTCAGTGAGAAAGACTTAATCAGAGACAAGGAGAATTTTCAAGGTCAGCTAAGACAGTGCCCCCTTGACAGCGCACCAATCGGCTGGCTTCCTCTAGCTAAACCCAATGTTACATGGTCTTAA